A genomic region of Nymphaea colorata isolate Beijing-Zhang1983 chromosome 2, ASM883128v2, whole genome shotgun sequence contains the following coding sequences:
- the LOC116247919 gene encoding water stress-inducible protein Rab21-like, producing MTHPLKATYFMRRHRLRPPKDRRGSYPKEGCPLRVCPCPCTCPPPDTSGTVYAVRPSSGLYLTGDRARDFPHASCSISSGYRGLFRVFGRPISSPNFFVFACLGAMEPGRDEYGHPLKGTTQEGYTGTAGYPATTPGTAGYGTTPGAYGVGAGSGTGAAAGQGQVLHQGERQGGGHGVLHRSGSSSSSSSSEDDGQGGRRKKGLKEKIKEKLPGTHKEGHTEYDASGQPIHAGEKKGVMEKIKEKLPGQHH from the exons ATGACCCACCCTCTGAAAGCCACCTATTTCATGCGACGTCATCGTCTTCGTCCACCTAAAGACAGACGTGGCAGCTACCCAAAAGAGGGATGCCCATTACGTGTTTGTCCATGTCCATGCACCTGTCCTCCTCCTGACACGTCCGGAACGGTCTACGCCGTCCGGCCCTCCTCCGGCCTCTATTTAACCGGCGACCGAGCTCGAGATTTTCCTCACGCTTCCTGCTCGATTTCAAGTGGTTATCGTGGTCTGTTTCGTGTTTTTGGTCGTCCGATTTCTTCGCCGAACTTCTTCGTGTTCGCGTGTCTTGGAGCGATGGAGCCTGGCCGTGATGAATATGGCCACCCTCTGAAGGGCACCACGCAAGAAGGGTACACTGGTACCGCCGGATACCCAGCTACCACGCCTGGTACTGCTGGGTACGGTACGACCCCTGGAGCTTACGGCGTTGGTGCCGGCTCCGGCACCGGGGCGGCTGCCGGTCAAGGGCAGGTGCTGCACCAGGGTGAGAGGCAAGGTGGTGGCCATGGCGTGCTGCACCGCTCAGGCAGCTCGAGTTCCAGCTCT TCTTCCGAGGACGACGGgcaaggagggaggaggaagaaggggctGAAGGAGAAGATCAAGGAGAAGCTGCCTGGTACTCACAAGGAAGGACACACCGAATATGATGCCAGTGGGCAGCCGATCCACGCAGGGGAGAAGAAGGGCGTCATGGAGAAGATCAAGGAGAAGCTGCCTGGACAACACCACTAA
- the LOC116248010 gene encoding uncharacterized protein LOC116248010 has translation MGSVCCIAARDKTSPHGRNTGSSVCHGYSHRNAIYSPSWSFRWDGRSHVENSLDSSVHHHRDFSLSNSRNTGGESKGGFAGDTLSNGGSPMESFQTPTWPKSPVFSDAVEEFVPCGLDLRSSPSTSNKTTNEVKECAKSSTVDDTLELNVVPSLTAKNDPSSSHGPAFALTPSRKTRRSPGHPLSRQISDSRIMAFKSFESSASEGRQSFVLSVCSNEPTLGSQGGSSDGWSMRTFSELVASSQKERWSFDSENLSSNHGKITRSNSMQFSSASVETQTCGLCLKNLVDRAPWVLNGYEISTVAVLVCGHVYHAECLESTTQEPDRYDPRCPICTSSEKSHFKMSPGIALRVGLDLRGRNKLSRIAVADSDIERGAFSGPIKVSRRDGKGPKMAASSSTKGSFAKPFLKRHFSIGSRPSRSLSVNDSARRKGFWARYFKE, from the exons ATGGGTTCAGTTTGTTGCATTGCTGCAAGAGATAAAACCAGTCCACATGGTAGAAATACTGGATCCTCTGTTTGCCATGGATACTCACATAGGAATGCCATATATTCACCCTCTTGGAGCTTCCGATGGGATGGTAGATCACATGTGGAGAATAGCCTGGATAGTTCTGTACATCACCATCGAGATTTCTCCTTAAGCAATAGCAGGAATACTGGTGGTGAAAGTAAGGGTGGCTTTGCTGGAGACACGCTGTCCAATGGTGGAAGCCCAATGGAAAGTTTTCAAACACCTACCTGGCCTAAATCTCCAGTTTTTTCTGATGCTGTAGAGGAATTTGTTCCATGTGGTTTAG ATTTGCGTTCAAGTCCATCTACATCAAATAAGACCACCAATGAG GTGAAGGAATGTGCAAAGTCATCAACAGTTGATGACACGTTAGAGTTGAATGTTGTACCTTCATTAACAGCTAAGAACGACCCCTCGTCATCTCATGGCCCAGCTTTTGCTTTGACGCCTTCAAGAAAAACACGGCGGTCACCTGGCCACCCACTCTCTAGGCAAATATCAGACAGTCGGATTATGGCTTTCAAGTCATTTGAGAGCTCTGCTTCAGAAGGAAGACAATCATTCGTTTTGTCTGTTTGTAGCAACGAGCCGACATTGGGATCACAGGGAGGCTCTTCCGATGGATGGTCGATGCGCACATTCTCTGAGCTTGTTGCTTCTTCTCAAAAAGAAAGGTGGTCTTTTGATAGCGAGAACTTGAGTTCTAATCATGGAAAGATAACAAGATCCAACAGCATGCAGTTCTCTTCTGCTTCCGTGGAAACACAAACATGCGGACTCTGCTTGAAGAACTTGGTTGATAGAGCTCCTTGGGTACTAAATGGGTATGAGATCTCCACAGTCGCTGTTCTGGTCTGTGGACATGTATACCATGCCGAGTGTCTGGAAAGCACAACACAAGAGCCTGATAGGTATGACCCTCGGTGTCCTATCTGCACATCAAGCGAGAAGTCGCACTTTAAGATGTCACCAGGAATAGCATTGAGGGTTGGATTAGATTTAAGGGGAAGAAACAAGCTCTCAAGAATTGCCGTTGCAGATAGTGATATTGAACGGGGCGCCTTCTCTGGGCCTATCAAAGTCTCGAGGCGCGATGGTAAGGGCCCAAAGATGGCTGCAAGCTCCAGCACAAAGGGTTCGTTTGCAAAGCCATTTTTGAAAAGGCATTTTTCTATCGGCTCTAGACCATCTCGGTCCCTATCGGTGAATGATTCTGCACGGAGGAAGGGTTTCTGGGCAAGGTATTTCAAGGAATAA
- the LOC116247918 gene encoding NAC domain-containing protein 3-like, translated as MAMIDIHLLPPGFGFHPTDEELVLHYLKGKIHGKNQELFEVIPVIDLYKWEPWDLPGKTPVPTRDSKWHFFSPRDRKYPNGARKNRATEKGYWKATGKDRNIRSAKRVVGTKKTLVFHEGRAPTGKRTDWVMHEYHLDEKECNALAAGVHESYVLCRICKKNGFDLQDDAAAETELTGPSPKGTESSSLFKPKLEEESAGTIGEITPVASHGEGMLEECLKSGPFTVPATSVVQTHETQHWVCPSWSLDAAELKEGPARTEGDGMPAIDEGWLDFLVDYPDPVSQMIDEQLDPIEPPMLEFQSSETEFGDNSQTPNPKDFVAAADQEFPVRSEYQEAESSIYSELGRPDQVAAEFPETVTDEEEMIAELYLAATGTLLDRYQSVFDGVSLSDLGVPEEPANNETGVQIRRRHRELPEEFISPGPRIRLQVHKMESAATGAVKTCTYEDRTAAVLSEHDDSNYKLGEQLLLSKKSPIQTEELRVPSKLPVSGCKLRPKKAVTTPHSHMMKDGGRIPHSEANPGSVSTTAKPLSATPESSKTAGSWFFSGSIRTWLSPSLSRNREHAADTAAVDCDQARGGACSFMFHLRRYVSTGLSWLLPAFCVVGTSLPLVLLLLRNICRSIKGTSSLNL; from the exons ATGGCCATGATAGACATTCATTTGCTGCCCCCTGGTTTTGGCTTTCATCCAACTGATGAAGAACTGGTTCTTCATTATCTGAAGGGAAAAATTCACGGCAAGAATCAGGAACTATTCGAAGTCATACCAGTGATAGACCTATACAAATGGGAACCTTGGGATTTGCCAG GAAAAACCCCTGTTCCAACGAGAGACAGCAAGTGGCATTTCTTCAGCCCCAGGGACAGAAAGTATCCAAATGGTGCTCGGAAGAACAGGGCAACTGAAAAGGGTTACTGGAAGGCTACTGGCAAGGACAGGAACATCCGCTCTGCTAAGCGTGTTGTAGGGACCAAGAAGACTCTTGTATTCCACGAAGGACGCGCTCCGACTGGGAAACGTACTGACTGGGTCATGCACGAGTACCATCTTGACGAAAAGGAATGTAACGCTCTAGCCGCTGGAGTGCAT GAATCTTATGTTTTGTGCCGCATCTGTAAGAAAAATGGCTTTGATTTGCAAGACGATGCTGCAGCAGAGACTGAACTTACTGGTCCATCCCCAAAGGGAACAGAAAGTAGTTCTCTGTTCAAACCCAAATTGGAGGAAGAGTCTGCTGGAACGATAGGAGAGATTACGCCTGTGGCTTCTCATGGAGAAGGAATGCTCGAGGAGTGCTTGAAAAGTGGTCCTTTCACTGTACCGGCTACGAGCGTAGTACAAACTCATGAAACCCAACACTGGGTATGCCCATCTTGGTCTTTGGACGCAGCCGAACTGAAAGAAGGGCCTGCTAGAACAGAGGGAGATGGGATGCCTGCAATTGATGAGGGGTGGTTGGATTTTCTCGTCGATTATCCTGATCCTGTAAGCCAAATGATTGACGAGCAGTTGGACCCCATCGAACCTCCGATGTTGGAATTTCAATCTAGTGAAACTGAATTCGGG GACAATTCTCAGACTCCAAATCCAAAGGACTTCGTTGCTGCGGCCGACCAGGAGTTTCCTGTCAGATCTGAATACCAAGAAGCAGAATCTAGCATCTATAGCGAACTTGGAAGGCCAGATCAGGTCGCTGCCGAATTTCCAGAAACTGTTACCGATGAGGAAGAGATGATCGCAGAACTGTACTTGGCTGCCACAGGAACGCTTCTGGATCGTTACCAATCGGTATTCGATGGTGTTTCACTATCCGACTTGGGCGTCCCTGAAGAGCCGGCGAACAATGAAACTGGGGTTCAAATCCGGCGACGCCATCGCGAGCTTCCGGAGGAATTCATATCTCCAGGCCCAAGGATCAGACTGCAGGTCCACAAGATGGAATCAGCTGCAACTGGAGCAGTGAAAACCTGCACTTATGAAGATCGAACGGCCGCTGTCCTCAGTGAGCATGATGATTCAAATTACAAACTTGGGGAGCAACTTCTTCTCAGTAAGAAATCACCTATTCAAACTGAAGAACTTCGCGTACCATCTAAATTACCAGTGAGTGGATGCAAATTGAGACCGAAAAAGGCAGTCACCACCCCACACTCGCATATGATGAAAGATGGCGGGAGGATACCCCACTCAGAGGCCAATCCAGGGTCTGTCTCAACCACTGCCAAACCCCTATCTGCCACACCAGAAAGCTCAAAAACTGCTGGATCATGGTTTTTCTCTGGTTCCATCCGGACGTGGTTATCGCCTTCGCTGTCACGCAACAGAGAACATGCTGCCGACACTGCCGCCGTAGATTGCGATCAAGCCCGTGGCGGAGCCTGCAGCTTTATGTTCCATCTGCGGCGATACGTCTCGACTGGTCTGAGCTGGCTGCTGCCCGCCTTCTGCGTCGTCGGCACTTCTCTGCCGCTAGTGCTGTTGCTTCTTCGCAACATATGCCGTTCCATCAAAGGGACTTCAAGTCTCAATCTATAG